The Ictalurus furcatus strain D&B chromosome 12, Billie_1.0, whole genome shotgun sequence nucleotide sequence ctgtatttatcATTCATGACCATTTAATTATCTTCCTCTATTGTTATTTGTATGTAAACATTACGagtttgtatttctttgcatttttgcacacttgtttgttttgtctttaaatgAACTTTATTACTTACGCTGAGCGCGTCTTCGCTTGAACAAGAGAACAATCAGGAGCCCGATGATGAGAGACCCGATAACTATCACAGGAGCAATGATGTTCTTCACCGTGCTGTCACTAGCTGGGGAATTCGCCGGGTTATcttggagagagagcgagagatatttactttttttgaaaatgtgaacaGAAATACTCTCTAATATATTGTGTTTGTTGATGTTATATTTGTGTACACTGATAACCAAAAATCACAGTTTGATAcaaattaagttttttttttactttgctgaAATAGCACTGTTCTgacatttatttgtataataCTAGACAATAATTACCCTTTATCTCCAGAGTTGACATGGTCCCGCCTTCTTCTTCATATTTGTTGTTGAGGACGATGCACCTGAAAGGTGCCCAGAGTGTGTCGAACGTCTGGAAGCTCAGTTTGCTGGTCAGAGTGAAGAGACCGTCATTTCCCTGCGTGCTTTGAAGTGTGGCGCTTTTTGTCCAGTTTGTGTTGCTTTGATCAAACCAGTGGATGGTTCCTGCTGGATATCCACCACTAGCACTACAGTACAGATCAGCATGTTCACCATTCACTATCTCTTTCTGCACGGTGGTTATGAGCGGGTTGCTGTActtggctaaaaaaaaagattctcgTTAAAAGATCACAGGGTCACATGCTAGGAAAATACAAATAATCTCAGAAAGTCACAGAAATAATGGTGCAGATTAGACTCTGTAATATTGAGATAATGTGAACAAGAGGACATTTTTCTCTTACCTGTGACATTGATGGTGAATTTTACTTCCTCATTACCCAGGTTGGTCCTGATGAAATACCAATATCCACCTTCATCTGAGATCGCGGTGTTATGAAGCTGTAACGATGGCCCGTTTTCAACTTTAAATCGAGAGTCTCCTGTCACTTTGTTCACATATGGTTGAAAAGTGAAACAGGGTTTATTCTCTCCACTCCTAGTTAAAACCACTGTGTTAATGCTGATAAGCTTAGAATCAGTGAGGAACTCGATACTGCAGGAGATGTGAGTGGTCTGACCGATGACTCCTACTGCAGGCTGGCATTTCAGTTTAAACAGACctgttgaacaaaaaaaaacagcaaaaacaaatatgatttaaaaaaactgaTAAATACACCAGAGATGTAAATCACACAGGGCAGAAGGAGGGCATTCACtctcaacatgatgctaccaccatcatgcttcacagtgAGGATGGTGTTTAATGAACAGTGCCTGGCAAAAATGTTACATTGTCATCTGATCTGACCTCAGAACTatttctgtgtattttgtttcaGTAATTTCTTCTTGCCACTCTGAGCTGTGgttctctccagctccttcaaagTTCTCCTTGTGCTCTTGGATGTTTCTCTGACAAATCACTAATCCCTAATAATTACATTAGCCACCCCTACATGTAAAACTAATGCAGTCTGAATAGAGCTTaagaatgtctgtgtgtgtaaatcataTGGTCTTttggcttatttattttattctcttgtgttttgtttccgGTTGAACTTTGAAACCCCTAAAGTCTGAACCCTAACCTCTAACCCCTAAATCATTACTCATGGgcttttgcattattttttgatgttttaccaTTAGCTTGAATTAAACTCTTCTATTTGTTCAACACTTTAGTGAAGATTTGCTGTTTTCACAACAAATCGGAATCAAATTCCACTTACTCTCAGCCGACTTTCCAACACGTACAGACGACAATATCAGCACAAAGAACAGGAGAGTCGTTGAAGCCATGTCTctgtttctgtaaaaaaaaaaagaaaaagaaaaaaaagaggaattaACGTCACAGTGATCTGgctgaagaggaagaaaaagaggaagaaaaatgttttatttccctGATTTCAGGGACAGAGCAGAAAGATAACCACAAAGTGTTACACAATTCATCAGGTCATGACACCACATGTTCTTTGTTCAACTCTGCATGTCATGTCATTGAAATTTTGTAGTATAGCACTTCTTAGGTATTTGAATTGAGTATTTGAATTGAGTCTCtaaattctttctcttttttttcttgggaATGAAGAAGGTCAACAGCATTTATCTTTCTGTGTTCTGGACGGTTATAAAGGCCACATTGTGTCTACAGCTGCAAATACGCCCAAGATCAGGAGTCACAGTCATGTTATTGTATCTCAGTGAGTTTCAGAATGACTCAAATATCACATCAGTCTCACAGCCTCTTCTACAGATTGATGCATGGACAgaaagataaacagatagacaggacagatagataaatacatTAGAAAAAGCTTTCAGGGATGTTTAATCCTATACAACAGATAAAGGAGGAAGTCTGAAACTTGCTATTTCTCTGGAAACTTCAGACGAACATGCTATTTTTACTGTGTACGAAATCTTTATTACAGTGAAGTGCACATAAGGGGGGAACACACTTCttcgctttctttcttttcctgtacagcttttcctttcatttatcACTCAAACATCTTTGAGAGTGGTTTCTCATTGAAACACACTGATTGGCTGCAGccgaccaatcagcagctttgaagtatcttttttcatttttctctctcacttctcttctctttgtttcttttcccccataacatttccttttcatttaaacttaatctTTAAGAACCTGTAGCACCATTTttgttccttctttctttcgcCTGTCcttcatttttctgtttttctttcttgcacgtctttttctctttttacctcctcatttttattccttctttctttcattctctctcagtctttcaACCTCATGATGTTGAATTTACCTTCatgtttgtctttactctttTTTTATGAGTACTACATGACCACAGGACTGTAGGTGATATAGATGATGTAGGTGATGTAGATTTAggtgatgtagatgatgtaGGTAATGTAGGTGATGTAGATTTAggtgatgtagatgatgtaggtgatgtaggtgatgtaGATTtaggtgatgtaggtgatgtagatgatgtgAGTGATGTAGATGATCTAGGTGATGTAGGTAATGTAGATTTAAGTGATGTAGATGATGTAGGTGATGTGAGTGATGTAGATGATGtaggtgatgtaggtgatgtagatgatgtgAGTGATGTACATGATGtaggtgatgtaggtgatgtaGATTtaggtgatgtaggtgatgtagatgatgtagatgatgtgagtgatgtagatgatgtaggtgatgtaggtgatgtaGATTTAggtgatgtagatgatgtagatgatgtaggtgatgtagatgatgtaggccagtggttcccaaactttttcagggtaaggccccccaaatggcattaaaatttgaccaaggccccccttttgcaagatgtctttaaaacatttacatataacATATATCTTTAAacaatatatcccccttttttttttattaataattacatcttacatctttacattacattagggattgactgtgtgtgtgtgtgtgtgagagagagagagagagagagagagagtgagaaagagaaagcatacatttatttatttttcacacaaaattgttGAGGCACCCCGGGCCCCcactggcggcccccactttgaaaaccactgatgtaggtgatgtagatgatgtaGATGATATAGGTGATGTAGATGTAAATGATGTAGGTGATGTAagtgatgtaggtgatgtaGACGATAAAGGTGATGTAGATGACGTACATGATGTAGCTATCATCAACCTATTGTACGATATCTAGACATTTTTGCTGATCTCGATATCgcccattgtgtttacatgcgCGTTTGGTCATGTAAGAAGAGAGGGACGCAAATGCAGtttaagcattttatttgaGAGTCAGGCGGACAAATCCAAACCGTGAATCATAATCAGCAAATAGAACACAagcagaggtcaggcaatcagcagaCAGCAAAAGGAGGGATAATCCAAAATGTGGGGGATTGAGCCACTTAAGGTGTGTAAACTGAAGTGCCTTACTAatgggttaattaactcacccacaCATATCCTATGCACAAAATGACGTGAATGCACAAATGAACTTGAACTTAAGTAAGGCGATGGGTGGAATGGTAAGTCACGTTGTGAATACGCTCTTCCCATAACAATGCGCTAAAACACGGACAGtgaataactaaagcataaagaattcataatATTGTATTACAGTAGTGAACacattgtaatgttttatttcaggaGATCAAGTTTTCACAACAAGGCCAGtcttcacttgttttttttatacgtGTTTAAGTTAATGTATAAATTTGTGATTATTTAGACGATGTAGGAGATGTAGGTGATGTTGATTAACAGATTAACAAACACTAATCAGACAGGGATGTGTTAGATAAGAGTCAGAGTTTATGTGTATAAGGGtctgaaatataataaacatgtgTAATGCAGGTGTTCTGGCTTTGTATTCTGCTCCATAGTAGAGGCTATTACAGAGAGCATGTAAGTAATAGTCCAGCGCTCACTCTTATCACTCACATCTAATCCACATACTGCAGTggaacaagcacacacacttcagtagCTTCAACCAGAACAAATCATTCTCAGACCTGTAAAAACCTTAAACACTTTTAAGCCACAATGAGTGCCTAAGCTCTgcccttctcttcttcttctcttcttcttcttcttcttcttctctctctctctctctctctctctctctctgctacgtatgcacagaattaaacaaataacacaTTTCAGCTTCCTGGAGCTAACCCGGATATGGTCACTTTAGCAGGGTGAATGTATTTCTTCCTGGAAAGATAACAACAAAGACATCTACACAAACTTTTACTATTAGAGTTCTCCAGCTCACTTTTCAGAGCATTAATaatgggccttgctcaagaacAAAACACTGCACAAAGAGCAATCTGATTACTCTGAGCTGTAAacactattattatttctttggtTTATTTCCTGCCTTGCTCCATCTCTGCTAGAAACTCAGCGTGTGGTCAAGTTCCCAGCTAGGGGGACTTTTTTACAAACTAGATGTTTAACATTCATTGTTAGACTCAGTCACAAGATTTGAGACTCAATTAAAAGACATTTGAGCAGAGAGGTCTGATAACCTGAAAATCTGATAATCAAAAAtcgtttttaaaaatggtggatCACATATCGGAGACACATCAGATATtggatcctgtaacaaatgacaaaaaaatggaATTGGATTTGGTAAAGAAACTGatttttttggaactggaaatgctTTCATATTAAGAGACTTGAcagtttttttcatttgttagaattgatttcattatatttatactttaaacTATTTACAAAGTAAGTGATGTAAATATCAGTTGATACTCAAAATTTAAGTATCTgctccaggaaaaaaaaaatagctctaTCGTGCCATCTCTAGATTGGAGAGTACCTATTACGATGACGCTGCCACGTTTTTAATGCTCATACTTTTCTTCTTTCGCTTGACCTTTTCCATGGTCATTTCTTATCTTAATTATTTTAGTGCTTTTATTTATCTGCTTTGGTGTTACTGACTCTCGCTATTAACTGAAACTGCTCTGAGTTCTAGTCAAGGGATGTAACACAACTCACGACTTCTCATATTTCACATTAATTGTAATTCacgcaatttttttaaatccaaaataaaaccaagaGGATACAGATACATTCAAAAATCAACCCGTATTACATCCATTATATATTCATTCACAGCTATTGATCACAGGACCATAAACAAAAGTCCAGTTTTTCCAGctccccccatacaca carries:
- the LOC128615947 gene encoding uncharacterized protein LOC128615947 isoform X2 — protein: MASTTLLFFVLILSSVRVGKSAESLFKLKCQPAVGVIGQTTHISCSIEFLTDSKLISINTVVLTRSGENKPCFTFQPYVNKVTGDSRFKVENGPSLQLHNTAISDEGGYWYFIRTNLGNEEVKFTINVTAKYSNPLITTVQKEIVNGEHADLYCSASGGYPAGTIHWFDQSNTNWTKSATLQSTQGNDGLFTLTSKLSFQTFDTLWAPFRCIVLNNKYEEEGGTMSTLEIKDNPANSPASDSTVKNIIAPVIVIGSLIIGLLIVLLFKRRRAQHSNSTEHTYPEEGEALNEPVYKKAADAEEKIAV
- the LOC128615947 gene encoding uncharacterized protein LOC128615947 isoform X1 — encoded protein: MASTTLLFFVLILSSVRVGKSAESLFKLKCQPAVGVIGQTTHISCSIEFLTDSKLISINTVVLTRSGENKPCFTFQPYVNKVTGDSRFKVENGPSLQLHNTAISDEGGYWYFIRTNLGNEEVKFTINVTAKYSNPLITTVQKEIVNGEHADLYCSASGGYPAGTIHWFDQSNTNWTKSATLQSTQGNDGLFTLTSKLSFQTFDTLWAPFRCIVLNNKYEEEGGTMSTLEIKDNPANSPASDSTVKNIIAPVIVIGSLIIGLLIVLLFKRRRAQQQRRASTLPFLNSNSTEHTYPEEGEALNEPVYKKAADAEEKIAV